From the genome of Litoribrevibacter albus:
TACTGCTGAATTTCACTTCTTCACTCCATACGGAGAGCGATGCTAATAGGCCGATGATCAAGGTGAAATGCTTCATGAATGAGTCCTTTTCTTATTATTTGAGCTAATAGCTTAATTGAGATAACAACTTATTTGAGATAACAGCATGAGAGAGGAATAACTATAAGTAAAATATTTTAATTGTTTAATATTTAAATAAAATGTCTATGTATGTGAATGAGGGTATGACACGGCTATTAGAGTTGCTATGCTAATCAAAATAAATACAACGAATAGAGGATGTTTTGGATGAGAGTTCTAGTTGGTGTGTGCTGTGCACTGTTACTGAGTGCATGTTCAGACCCTTCGGGCAGCGGTAGTTATGGCGAAGTGGGTGCAGGGTTAACCAATTTCTCTGTCGCTTGTCGTAAACACGATGGCTTGAAGGAATACCACAAGAAAGGGAACAAGACCTATATCACTTGTAACAATGGTAAGAAGCTGACGTATACTGCCGACTGATTTCTCTGATCATCGAAACGTTAAAATCATCAAATGATGTGTGAATATGACACATCGCTCCGTTGCTGTGATTTAGAGCCTGGTTGATAGGATTCTATAACTCATGCTTCTCATACTAAAAAAGCCTCAAACTGAGGCTTTTTTAGTGAACAAGTGTCACCTATTTCTCATAATTTAGTAAAGAATGCGTAAAGCCTTTACAGATCAATAGACTCTTTGAGTTTTCAACGTATAATGCGGCTCCGTACATTTTCGCATACTTAGGTATTACTTCATTGATTCGTTTAGTGATTTTTGCTTTGGCTTTGACCGTGTTCTGCAAACTGTTTCTCAATCAAGAGGATGCTCCGACATTGGATGTGGAAGCTGCAGATGCTGCTGATGAGCACACACGTGAGCTGGCTAAAGATTCACCAACTTCGCCCAAGACCCTCAGTCCTAAAAGCTAGTCCTTAACCCAATGAGTTAGCCACATTGACTGCTCGCTTGTTTTAATGCCTTTCCCAATGAAGTTAATTACTTCTGTTTTTATTTCAATTAGCCCTTCCTCGGCTTCGCTCTGGCCGTCGCTTCTGCCTCCAGTGGATTATCCGGCCAATGATGTTTCGGATAACGACCTTTCATATCCTTCTTCACCAATTCATAACTTGAGTTCCAAAAACCGGCTAAATCCTGGGTTACTTGTAGTGGTCGTTGTGCCGGTGAGAGCAAATGCACCTGCAGTTTGATTTTGCCGTTGGCGATGCTGGGCGTGTCGGTTTGGCCGAACATTTCTTGAAGCTTTACCGCGAGTACTGGCGGGTTCTGTGAGTAATCAATTTTGATGTTTGAGCCGGATGGCACACGAATTCGCTCTGGGGCCTGTTCGTCCAGCTCTTTCGGCAGAGGCCACGGCAGTCGAGCGGTGAGGATGTTTTTCAGGTCTAATTTTTTAAAGTGATTGATATGGCTGACGTCAGAGAGATAAGGCGCTAACCAGTCTTGTAGAGAGTCTAACAACCCTTGCTCGGACATATCAGGCCAACTGGTTTCCTGATTTATTTCTTGATCGATAGAGATAGAACGAAGCAGTTCAATGCGCTGGCACCAGCTTTTTATTTCAGGCGTCCAGGTTAATAGATTCAAGCCCTTGGCTTTTACGAAGTTTAATAGCGCGGTCTGTTTTTGTTCTTGCGGAATCGTGGAAAGAGGCTTTGTTTCGCAGACCAATTTGCCTATGGTTTCTCTTTGTTCAGCTAACAAGCGTTCATCTTTGTTCGACCATTCCACAGCTACCGTCTCGTTAAACAGGGACGGCTCTACGAGTTTTAGCGCTTCGAGATTCAATGGTGAGGCCAAGAATATTCGGTCAGAGGTTTGGCCGGATTGCCCCCCTAACTGAGCAACCGCAAGATACGTTTCCTTGGTTAAAGGATCGGAAGTCGGAATCTGTGCCTGTCGGCCATTGCTTAATTTATAAGAGGTCAGGTTGGAAGGCGAAAGCTTGTCGGTCAGCTGGTGTTCTTGGGTTCTTTGAGCAATGCGATCAGGGTAGGCTAATGCCGTTAACATTCCAGCCAGGTCGTTTGAATCTACTTGGATCTTGGAAGCGTCGGATGATTGCACGCGCTTTAGCTGTTGTTCAAATTGGTGAGAGAGCTGTTTTATACGTTTTATCAAAGGCGAATTGGCTTGACCTGTTTCACCGTTTAGCAAAACCAACCGTTGGGTTAATTCACAATTACCTTTGATAGGATCTCGTTCTGATAATAAAGCGGCTAAACGGCAAGCGGTTTCAGTGGGCGATTTTGCTGAGTCACTGCTTAGCGATTGGCTTTTAATCAACATGTGCGCCAATCGGGGATGCATTGCAAGTTGTGTCATTGCCGTGCCGTGGTCGGTTAATGCGGATGCTTCCGGGGTAATGGCTTCCAGTTGGATCAACAGGTCTGTGGCTTGGTTGTATGCAGAGGTTTTAGGAGGTGTGAGCCAATCCAGTTCACTTGGGTCATTGATGCCCCATTGAATGAGTTGCAATGCCACAGGTGCAAGATCGGCCTGATCAATTTCCGGCGCAGCAAAATTTGCCAGACTTTGATGTTGTTCTTCACCCCAGAGTCGATAGCAAACGCCAGGTTCCAGACGTCCTGCACGACCAGCCCTTTGTTTGGCGGAGGCTTTGGAGACTCGTTCGGTTTTAAGGCGAGTCATGGCGTTTTTTGGATCGTACTCCGGTACACGAGCAAGCCCCGAATCAATGACCACCCGGACGCCTTCAATGGTTAAACTGGTTTCGGCAATGCTGGTAGTCAGTACGATTTTTCGTGTGCCTTGTGGTGCGGGTTCAATGGCTTTACGTTGTTCGCTGAGCGACAGTGCACCATACAAAGGGGTAATGGTTAGGTGTTGATCATTGCCTAGAATTTGAGACAGTTGTTGCTGAACCGAGATAATTTCCCGTTGGCCAGGTAAAAATACCAGAATGCTGCCGGTTTGATCGGCTAGTGCTTGCTCGACACATTGGCTTACCTGATCGATCAAGGCTTGATGTTTCGCATGATTGCTGTATTGAAAGCGGCTTTGATTTGTCTGTAAAGGCGCTTTGGAAGAGGAGGCATTCCAGATAATATCTACCGGATAAGCTCGACCTTCACTGGACAGAATGGGGCAGGTGTCTTCACTGGTGCTTTCGATGTAGCTTTGTATCTGTGTGCCATCCAGGGTTGCGGACATTACAACGACTTTCAGAGGATGTTCTCTCAATTCACCGAAGAGTTGTCGGCCTTGAAGTGTTAAAGCCAAACCCAAGTCGCCATCGAGACTGCGTTCGTGAAATTCATCGAAAATGACAGCGGCAACGCCATCCAACGATGGGTCATCTAGCAGCATTCGATTGAGTACCCCTTCGGTGATGACCTCGATGCGGGTTTTGTCTGAGACCTTCTTATCCATTCGAACACGATAGCCGACCGTTTCCCCTACGGTTTCATTCAACAGCTGCGCCATACGCTCTGCGGCCTGCCGAGCTGCAATCCGTCGAGGTTCGAGCATCAAGATCTTGCCTGTCTCTATCCAAGCGCGTTCCGTGCCTTTCGTATCCAGTAATGCCAAAGGAACCACTGTCGTTTTACCTGCCCCAGGTGCCGCTTCGATGATGAGTTGATCGTGTGAAGTCAGTGCATCTTTTATGGCTGGCAACAAGGTGCTAATAGGTAGATCAATGTTAGATAGATCTATGGCGGGTAATTCGATTCGCGGTATAGACATAGATTGATAAACAGTTTGAGGACAATGATTGGGGGTATATTAATGTCTGGGCTTGGGATTAAAAGCCCTTTGTGGTATTTACCCCACTGTAAAGAATTGGTTGAGTTTAGAAATAGATGAATAAGGATGGTTTGTGAGTAATGAAATTGAGCTTCGTACCTATCAAGAAGGCGATGACGTTATCGCCATTGCGGATTTGTTTTTTGAGAGTATTCACGCCATAGATGACGCAATTTACTCGCCACAACAAAAGGCGGTTTGGGCGCCTGAACCACCGAAGTACGACTATTGGGCCACACACTTAAAACCGTCAAAGACTTTACTGGCTTTTAAGGAAAATAGACTTGCTGGTTTCATGGAACTTGAGATTAATGAGTTAGATCGAACCGGCTATATCGATTGTTTTTACGTGCACTCTCAGTTTCAGGGGCAGGGCATCGGGAAAACGATGTTTGAGGCTATCTTGTCTCGCGCTCATGAGCACCAATTGTCTACCTTGTATGTGGATGCTTCACTTGTGGCAAGGCCGGTATTTGAACGTCAGGGCTTTACCGTAATTAAAGAGAATCAGGTCGTTCGACAAGGTGTTAGCCTGACTAACTTTTCTATGGAAAAGCATCTGGCTTAAGTGCTCCTTGCTCTCTCTATAAAAATGGCTGTCTGTCCATTCTCGTGTCCATTTTGTGTGGTCCATTCCTGACAAAATTTCCTAGAATGTTGCATATTTCTTGATAAATATTGCCTATTCCTGCAAATAATAGCGGTTGCGTCCTGCGGGTGCTTGGTTCTCGTTTATGCTTAACTGGAATCGATGGTTAGGAATGTATTTTTTCCAGCAAGGTTTATCGGGGTGATTATGGTTAGTTTCGGGATGAGAATGCAGTCTTATGCTGATTTTAAAGGCTTAAATACGCTGGAAGGTCATTGTGAGACCATCATTCCGGGGGTGTGTTTTTATCGTGCAAGCGAAGGCAGTGGCCGCGTGCCTTTGGTCTATCAGTCCGGGATTATCTTCATGGGGCAGGGACATAAACAAATCCATCTGGGGGAACAAAACGTTCGTTATGGCCCAGGCGACTATCTGGTGATTGGCGTGCCTTTGCCATTGGAATGTGAAGCCTTTGCCGAAGACGATAAACCCATTCTTGGGTTATCTATCAACGTAGACAGCCAGCTGTTGCACCGTTTAGTCAGTGAACTTTCTAAAGACTCGTTAGGGAACCCTCATTATTCCAAACATGATCCGAATCTAGATCTTGGTTTAACTTCTGAAAGCATGAGCTCTGAGTTGACGGAAGCTTTCGATCGTTTGTTGAATGCGCTGCTCTCGGATACCGATGCCCGCATTCTTGGACCAGCGATTGTTGAGGAAATCATCTATCGTATTTTGACCGGGCCAAACGGTCATGTCTTGTTTGACTTAGCTAAGCATGATGGGCACTACGCACGAATCGCCCGGGTTCTGAATTTGATGCATCGTGAGTACGCTGAACCCATTACGGTGGAAAGCTTGGCGGAAAAGGCCAATATGAGTTTGTCCGGCTTCCATCGTGCCTTTCGGCAGGTGACGACAGAATCCCCTTTACAGTACTTGAAGAAGGTCCGACTCACCAAGGCTAAAGAACTGATTGTGGCAGAAGGCAAGCGCGCGAACGATGCTGCACTGCTCGTCGGCTATACCAGCCCGTCTCAGTTCAGTCGTGAATTTAAACGGCACTTTAATTCAACCCCCAAATCACTGGCGAAATCGGAAGCTTAGACTTTGGGGCAGGGCGCTTAGACTTAGAGGCAGGGCGCTTAGACTCAAATAGTTGTTTCCGACGGCTCATTCATCGACCGCTGTTTATCGATAACTCAGGTGAGCGTTCAGTGTTTGAATGAGCTTGTTCAGTTCGATGGGTTTCGTCAGATAACCGGAATAGCCTCGCTCTTGCAGCTCCATCGCGGAATTACCAAAGACGTTTGCGCTGAACGCTATGATCGGCGTTTTCGGTTGAATGTGTTTGATGCGATCAGCCACTTCGTCACCGGAGAGATCAGGTAACTGTAAATCCATCATAATTAGGTCGTAGTGGTGCTGTTTCGCCACCTCAATGGCATCTTCGCCTGTGCCGACAACTTCCAGAGGGCAATTCATGGATTCGAAAATCGCTTTAGCCACTTCTTGATTCAATACTGTGTCTTCCACCAGAAGTATGCGTCGTTTGGATGGGGTAAATTGCAGTTTGGAGTCTGATATAACCGGTGGTTCGGATTCATCGGGTAAGGGTAGAACGGGGAATGATACCTGGAATGTGGTGCCTTGCCCTAAGGTACTACTGACCTGAATGCTGCCTTCCAGCAAATCCACCAATCCTTTGGTAATCGAAAGGCCAAGCCCTGTTCCTTCTCTACATTTGTTCCTGCCTACTTGCAGA
Proteins encoded in this window:
- the hrpB gene encoding ATP-dependent helicase HrpB; this encodes MSIPRIELPAIDLSNIDLPISTLLPAIKDALTSHDQLIIEAAPGAGKTTVVPLALLDTKGTERAWIETGKILMLEPRRIAARQAAERMAQLLNETVGETVGYRVRMDKKVSDKTRIEVITEGVLNRMLLDDPSLDGVAAVIFDEFHERSLDGDLGLALTLQGRQLFGELREHPLKVVVMSATLDGTQIQSYIESTSEDTCPILSSEGRAYPVDIIWNASSSKAPLQTNQSRFQYSNHAKHQALIDQVSQCVEQALADQTGSILVFLPGQREIISVQQQLSQILGNDQHLTITPLYGALSLSEQRKAIEPAPQGTRKIVLTTSIAETSLTIEGVRVVIDSGLARVPEYDPKNAMTRLKTERVSKASAKQRAGRAGRLEPGVCYRLWGEEQHQSLANFAAPEIDQADLAPVALQLIQWGINDPSELDWLTPPKTSAYNQATDLLIQLEAITPEASALTDHGTAMTQLAMHPRLAHMLIKSQSLSSDSAKSPTETACRLAALLSERDPIKGNCELTQRLVLLNGETGQANSPLIKRIKQLSHQFEQQLKRVQSSDASKIQVDSNDLAGMLTALAYPDRIAQRTQEHQLTDKLSPSNLTSYKLSNGRQAQIPTSDPLTKETYLAVAQLGGQSGQTSDRIFLASPLNLEALKLVEPSLFNETVAVEWSNKDERLLAEQRETIGKLVCETKPLSTIPQEQKQTALLNFVKAKGLNLLTWTPEIKSWCQRIELLRSISIDQEINQETSWPDMSEQGLLDSLQDWLAPYLSDVSHINHFKKLDLKNILTARLPWPLPKELDEQAPERIRVPSGSNIKIDYSQNPPVLAVKLQEMFGQTDTPSIANGKIKLQVHLLSPAQRPLQVTQDLAGFWNSSYELVKKDMKGRYPKHHWPDNPLEAEATARAKPRKG
- a CDS encoding AraC family transcriptional regulator, with translation MQSYADFKGLNTLEGHCETIIPGVCFYRASEGSGRVPLVYQSGIIFMGQGHKQIHLGEQNVRYGPGDYLVIGVPLPLECEAFAEDDKPILGLSINVDSQLLHRLVSELSKDSLGNPHYSKHDPNLDLGLTSESMSSELTEAFDRLLNALLSDTDARILGPAIVEEIIYRILTGPNGHVLFDLAKHDGHYARIARVLNLMHREYAEPITVESLAEKANMSLSGFHRAFRQVTTESPLQYLKKVRLTKAKELIVAEGKRANDAALLVGYTSPSQFSREFKRHFNSTPKSLAKSEA
- a CDS encoding GNAT family N-acetyltransferase, translated to MSNEIELRTYQEGDDVIAIADLFFESIHAIDDAIYSPQQKAVWAPEPPKYDYWATHLKPSKTLLAFKENRLAGFMELEINELDRTGYIDCFYVHSQFQGQGIGKTMFEAILSRAHEHQLSTLYVDASLVARPVFERQGFTVIKENQVVRQGVSLTNFSMEKHLA